GCGTGCTGCGCGGCAACGGGTCAGCGAAAAGCGCCGTCAGTGCGGCGTTGCATGACATCGCCGGTAAGCGGACAGGATTGCCGGTGCACCGGCTCTGGGGGCTCGACGCAGGCGATGCGCCGGAATCCAGTTTCACCATCGGCATCGCGGATAACGAAGGCCTGCAACAGCGAGTTGCCGATGCGTCCGATTACCCCATTCTCAAGCTGAAGCTCGGCAGCAACCGCGACGAGGAGATAGTACGCGTCGTCCGCGACGCCGCGCCGGGAAAGAAGCTGCGCGTCGACGCCAACGCCGCCTGGACTCCATCAAGAGCAGTCCGGATGATCGACTTCCTTGCAGATCACGACGTTGAATTCGTCGAGCAGCCGGTCGCTCATCACGACATCGAAGGCATGCGCTTCGTCCGCACCAGATCGAGGTTGCCGATAGTCGCCGATGAATCGTGCCTCGTTGCGACGGATATTCCCCGGCTGGCGGGCGCAGTGGATGGCATCAACATTAAGCTCGCAAAGTGCGGCAGCCTGCGGGAAGCATTGCGCATGGTCCACACCGCGCGCGCGTTCGGAATGATGGTAATGGCGGGGTGCATGATAGAATCGAGCCTCGGAATCTCGGCTATCGCGCAGCTCGCGCCGTTACTCGACAGCGCGGACCTGGACGGCGCCGCGCTGCTCGCCAATGACCCGTTCACCGGGGCCGGAATTCCATGCGGGCGGATTACGCTGAGTGACCTGCCCGGACTCGGCGCCGAACGGGCGCAACGGCCTCTGCCCGAGCTGGACAGCAGCAGCGCGCGCTGATCGGCCCATGAGGCAACGGGCGACGTCACTGGTGGAAGTGGCCATTCCAGTGCCGCTGTTTCAGACTTTCACGTATGCGCTCGATCCTGACGAGCGCCGAATCCCGACGGCGGGATCGCGAGTGCTCGTACCCTTTCGAAACCGCCGCAAGATCGGAATCTGCCTCGGTCAGGCGGACGGTGCGACAGAAATGCGACAAGAGGCGAAGCAGGTCATCGAAGTGCCCGACGACGGGCCTGTAATCAGCGCGAACATGCTTTCTCTGGGGCAATGGATTGCAGAGTACTACATCGTGCCCATCGGCATCGCGCTTCGCTCCGTGCTGCCGGCGGCGATGACCGGCGCGGGTCAGCCACAGCCGACGCGCAAAACCCATCGCGTCGTTCGCCTGCTGGATGATCTGCCCACTCTCACCCACCGGGAGAAAGCGTTTGCGCGTGCACCGCAGCAGCGCGCGGTGTTCGAGATGCTCGAGTCACTGGGAGGCACGAGTACTCTGGAACATCTTCTGGGACAGCTCGCGTTCTCGCCGTCGGTTCTCAAGGGTCTTGAAAAACGGAGGCTCATCGGCATTGATGCCGAGGCTGTGGACCGGGATCCGTTCGCGTCGCGCGCGATAAAACCGCCGACCCTACATGTGCCAACCGATGCACAGCAGCGCGCGATTGACGCGACCGCCGCTGGAAATGACGGAGAAGTGTTTCTGCTTCACGGAATTACGGGCAGCGGCAAGACACTCGTTTACATCGAGTTGTTGCGTGAGATCGTCGGGAATCGCGGGAAGACCGCAATCGTGCTGGTTCCTGAGATTGCGCTCACTCCCCAGACCGTCGACAGATTCCGTTCAGTTTTCGGCGATCAGATTGCTGTGCTCCATTCGGCTCTCAGCGACGGCGAGCGATACGACGCGTGGCGGGCACTGCAGCGGGGTGACAAGCGCATCGCCGTTGGCGCACGCTCGGCGGTCTTCGCTCCAATGTCCAACCTCGGAGCAATCATCGTCGACGAGGAGCACGAGTCGAGCTACAAGCAGGGCGAGAATCCCCGCTATCACGCCCGGGAGGTGGCAATCGTCCGCGCCAGAGCCGAGGGCGCAATCGTGGTGCTCGGCAGTGCGACGCCCTCGCTGGAGTCATGGACGAACGCCGTTGGCGGGAAGTACTCATTGCTGACGCTGCCGGCGCGTGTCGGCGGCGGGAGTCTGCCGCGGGTCGGCGTGATCGATCTGCGCCGCCAGCCGTTGCCCTCCGGGCAACCCGTCAGCGGGTACGGTGTGACATACGGCAACGTGATCCGGGAGGAGCTCGATGGCGCATTGACGGAAACCATGCGCCGTGGCGACCAATCCATCCTGCTTCTCAACCGCCGGGGATACTCGGCTTTCGTTCAGTGTAACGATTGCGGTGATGTAGTGGTGTGTCCCAACTGCAGTATCACGCTGACACATCACCGCGCGCCCGAGCGCCTGTTGTGCCACTATTGCGCGTACCAGGACGCAGTGCGTGACTCGTGCGCGCGTTGTGGAGGACTTACGCTGAACAATCGTGGGCTTGGCACCCAGCAGGTGGAGAGGCTGCTTGCCGACCGGTTTCCAGGCGCACGGATCGCGCGCATGGATGTGGATACAACGAGTGGCAAGTGGGCGCACACTGAAATCCTCGACAGGGTTGGGGCCGGAGCGATAGATATTCTTCTGGGTACGCAGATGATCGCCAAAGGGCTCGACTTTCCCGATGTGACGCTCGTCGGGGTGATCGATGCGGATGTGGGGATCAATCTCCCGGACTTCCGCGCCTCGGAACGATGTTTCCAGTTGCTCAGCCAGGTTGCGGGACGCGCCGGGCGTGGCGTCAAAGGCGGGCGGGTGCTGATTCAGACGCGAGTCCCGGGACATCACGCGGTCGTCTGCGCGGTTGCACACGATTATCACACGTTCGTGCGCGAGGAGCTCGACGGTCGGGTAAATCCAGCGTATCCGCCGAACGTGCGACTGGTGAACATCGTTTTCAGCGGGACGAACGCCGAGGCAACCGCTATTCTTGCGACGCGGGCGTCGGAATGGATGCGGGAGCTCATTGCGTCGCAGACGGCGGGCGCGGTCGGCATTGTCGGGCCAGCCCCATGCCCGATCGAGCGCGTCAAGACGCGCTGGCGCTGGCACCTTCTGCTGAAATCGGCGCAGGCGGCGGAACTGACGCGCGTATCCCGTTATTTCATGGAGCGGTTTCCGGTGCCGATGGCACTTCGCGTCACGCTCGATCGCGATCCGGTAGCATTGTTGTAGGGCAGGGAACAACTTCAGCGTGAATGATCGACACTACCGAAAGATTTCTGAGAGATATCGCCGTCCGGCTGGACGCGGGCTCGGTGGAAGAGGTACGGCTGTTTCCCCCCATCCGGCAGGGTGGTCTGGAGACCGGCGCCGCTATCGTAGCTGTGCACGTGCCGTTGCAGGAGCGGCGCACAGTGTACAGTGCGCGATATTGCCACACGCTCAAAGGGAAAGAGCGAGGGAAGTGGGAAGTCGACGTAACCGCAGAAGCAGACGCTCCGCTCATCACGCTCGACGCGGTGGTGCAGGGTGTGATGAAACGGGCCGGCGAACCGTTCGAGCCGGAAAAGATAGGAGGCGCCGCATTTCGCTCGCTCGTCAGCTGGGTGCCTTCAGTCGCTGACAGCTCGCGGGTACCGTGACAGCACCACCCGGTGCATGTCCCGGGCGTTCTCCATCACCGCGTTTTCCACGTCGAGCCACCTGGGCGCAATGAGAAACGGGTAGACCTGATCACCCCCTGCCGATCCGTGGGCGCCAATCTGGTCGTCGAACGATACGATCTCATTTCCATCATAATCGCCAAACAGGACGCAATCGCCCGCGTTCGGCTGGGTTACCAGCTCCACGATTGCATTCACCACATAGACCTCGGTTCCGTACGGCTCGAGCGGATTGCGTCCCTCCAGGGTTTTGACGCCTCCGTCTTTCAAAAGTGCCCTGCCTGTTCTGCTCTGGACGTAGACCTCGCCTGAGTCACGGGTTGCAACCAGTCCGATTCCCGGGTGCGCGAGAAGTGCATCGTAAAGTGCTCGCCATTTCGGCTCGCTCAGAATCTCGCTGAGATCGAGCTGACGCTCGACGCTCGCAAAATAGACGAGGGCGAGGCAGGAACTGTACGTGACTACGAGGTCGTGACGGGCGGCGACACGATACTTCTCGGGGATGATGATTTCCCTGATTCCGTAGCGGCTGCGGAGCCAGTCACGGGTGCGCCTCAGGGCGCGTCTCGTTCCTTGTCGCGCAGCGGGGGTGATGAGCGCAAACGCTTCGATGACTTCGGGACCGATGTCGGCGTACTCGCTTGCTTCTGAATGACTGGCAAGTACGTCGCCGTCGAGAACGCGCTGTACGGTCGCGCCCAGCGACTCACCAAACTTCACACGGTAGCTCTGCGCCGGAGTCATTCCGTGATCGGACAGTATTACAAGATCATAGCCGCGACCACCGGCAAGCCGGGCCATTCTCCAGATCTCCGAAATCCGGGCGTCAGTGCGGCGAAGGTCTCCGAGCGCCTGCTTGCTCGACGGACCGAAGTGATGGGCAAGCTCATCGTATTGCATGAAGGTGCTGTAGATGATCGGGACGCCCAGATAGACATCCAGCAGTATCGCCATCGTCTGCAGCTCGCGAATAATGACGTTGCTGAGAATGCGGATGAAGGGAAAAATTCCTTCGGAGTGCGTGACGCGGCCCGCCAGTTCTCCACGCAGCCGCTCCCATTCCTCGAGCAGATACTCGAAGACACCTTGAACCAGCATTCTCGCAATGCGAACGGGATGCAGGACCATCAGCAGGGCCATGCGGGTACCCCCAAGTCGTTCGTACACGGACATTTTTTCCCGTGTCGCGACCGTGAATGCAACGGTGTCCGCGTCGCCATCGAGGAGATTTACATAGCTCGAACCGCCGGCGAGCCCTCCCGGTGATTTGATCCTGTCGCGGATGTACTGTACGCCGTGGGGCGCATTGCAGGTGATCACTTTTCTCGCCGGCTTGTCATAAAACCGGAATGCAGGAATTCCGTGGTTCTCTCCGTGGAAGATTCCCGCCTGGCAATACGGCGTTGCCGAAGGAAGCCCGCAGAACCATCGTCGAAGTGTGAACTGGTCGTCGCGCAGCAGACGCTCGATTGTCGGGCAGAGCCCGCGCTCGAGCGCTCGCTGCAGATCGGCGTATGCCAGGGCATCAACCTGAAGCATGATGAGCCCGCGGCGGCCATCACGAGGCCTCTTTTCGCGCTCGAAAAGGTGATACTTGGCGGAATAATACCAGCGCATCCATGGACCTGCCCGCGGATGCGAACGCCGGTCGGTCACGCCATTCTTTCGGCGATGAGCTGCAGAAGCTGTCGCAGCGGGACCGGCTTGACCAGCACCTCATCGCATCCAGCCGAAATGCACCGCTGTCGTGTCGCCAGATCAGCGTGACCGGTCAATGCAAGGACGGACCGTGGTAGCAATCCGCGGGCTCTGAGTCCGCCGATTACGGACAATCCGTCAGCGTCCGGAAGGGTAAGGTCCAGCAGCATCAGGTCGTGGGGTGTCGATGCATCGACGGCAATCGCGTCGGCTGCAGTTGCCGCCAGGTCTACCTCGTAGCCACTGGCTTTGAGTAGCGTGCGAATAGCGCCCGATACCATCACGCTGTCTTCGACGAGAAATATCCGCCCCGGCACTACTGATCACAGCCAGCCGGCAGTGTGAAAAAAAACCTGCTGCCCGCACCCAGCTCGCTCTCCACCCAGATTCGTCCGCCATGCAGCTCCACATACCGCCGCGCGATTGTCAATCCGAGGCCCGTGCCATGATGGGCGCGGGACGCGGAAGAGTCGACCTGCGCGAACTCCCGGAAAATTAGATCGTGGTGTTCTGCGGCAATGCCTGGTCCGGTGTCGCCAACTTCGAGCAGGATCATGCGAGCCGGATCTTCGTGAGCGCGGCAGGCCCTGATCCATACCCGTCCGCCAGGGGGGGTAAAATCGAACGCGTTGCCCAACAGGTTCGTCAGCACGTGAACGAGTTTGGTCCAGTCCGCCCTGAGAGGGGGAAGGTCGCTGGCAATGTGGCGCTCGAGCATTACGCCCTTCCGGGCTGCGAGTGACTGGTTCAGCACGGTCACTTCATGCACAATATCGTCGACGCGAAAAGCCGTCGTGTCCAATCCGACGGGTTCGCTCGACTCCCGGGCGTGCACCAGGATCTCGGATATCATCTCGAGCAGCTGACGCCCGCCAGCGATGATGACCGAAATACTCTCACGCTGCTGATGAGGCATTTCTCCGAGGATCCCGTCACGCAGAATCTCGGCGTGCGTGATGATGGCGGTGAGCGGCGTCCTGAGGTCGTGCGAGATGTTGGACAGAAACTGCGTCTTGAGCGCATCTCTTTCCACGAGTTCCTGTATCACACGCTGAGACGCCGCCAGCTCAGTCTCGAGACGTGTGCTTGCCGACGCTGTGGCGTGCCGGCCGCCGCTGCCGTTCAGGTCACGCGGCTCAGGCAAGATTTGCCGCAGGAACGAAACTGATGGTCGTCGGACTCACGATCGCCTTTTCGGGGAATTGGATCACCCGCGAAGCATCATCTCTTTCACGGTGTATAAAAATAGTCAACCGACACGATGCACGAATCGCCCTGGATCCACCGAAATAAATGGCATGCCGATTGCGCCTTTGACAAAGCAGCCCCATTGAGCTACGGCAGGCCTCACACATAACGGAGGCAGTTGATAAATGTCACACTACAACACTTGCTCGAGGGCACTGCTGATGCTCTCGGCGGCATTTCTCATCGGGGCGTGCGAAGACGATAAACCGAGCGGCGACGCGCTCGCGCAGGACACCACACTGAACCGCGACCTGGAAATGGCCAATCAGGACAGTGTCGCCCAGCCGGCATTGCAGGATGTGGCCGTCGGTGACGAGCCCGATCCGCTGGCTTCGGCGGCGCCGGAGAGAGGTGAGGGGGCGGTGCGTGGAAGGTCGGGATCGCCAGGCAGTACCTCCACTGAAAGTCGCCCTTCCGTCCGGACGTCGCCGCCGGTCGTTCGAACTCCGCCGCGGTCCACGGGTGGTCGAGTTGTAAACCGGCCCGCTCCGCCGCGGCCTACTCAGACACGTCCTGCGCCGAGTCGCTCTGCTTCGAACCGTCCCGCTCCGAGCGCTCCTGTTGCCAGCAGACCCGCAACGCGCCAGCCTGTTCCGAATCGTTCAGGCGCCATGTCTGAGCGGACCGGCACGACTTCGAGTGGAAATACGGTCACGCGAACGCCTTCGGGTAGCGAACGAAACGTCGGCACGATTCCGGCGGGTTCGACATTGAGCCTGGCATCGAATGCAAGGATCTGCACTAACACGAATCGCGTTGGACAGCGATTCAATGCAACCGTCAGGGAGTCGATCGAAGGTTCAAACGGTACTCGTATTCCCGCCGGCGCGTCAGCGACAGTCGAGATCACCGAGCTCGATCGCAGCGACAATATTAACGACGAAGTGCGAATCGGCTTCCGCGTGGTTGCCGTGTCGTTTGGCGGGCGGAGCTATCCGATTGATGCGACAACCACATACGCCAAAGTCGACAAGGTCAGGAGCAAACAAAACAACAAGGATGTGAAAAAAGTTGTCGGAGGCGCGGCTGTCGGTGCTATTCTGGGCCAGGTACTCGGCAAGGACACCAAATCGACCGTGATCGGCGCGGCCGGCGGCGCAGCAGCCGGAACGGCCGCTGCTGCGGCGACCGCCAAGTACGATGGTTGCGTTCCGTCGGGCGGCCAGATCACCGTCACACTGGACTCGTCGACCCAGATTCAGGCGTAACCGGAAGCGACGGTCCTGGCAAAGCGCGGTCGTGCCTTCACCGGCGCGACCGCGCACTCAGTAACCGACTGCCGCTCCGTTTGAACGAGGATCGTCCATTCCCTCGTACCCGGTGGAAATCCGCTTTATGGCAACGATGCTGGCGCCGATGGTGGACTGCTCTGAAAGCGCATGGCCCATCCGTATCAGCCGGTCGACCGTGCCGGCATCAAGGCCGCCGCGCTCGTACCGCATTGAGTCCGGAAGCGCCTGATGATGAATTCGCGGCGCACTCATGGCATCCGACAGGTTCATACGGTGATCGATCACATTGAGAATCACTTCAGCGGTGCTGGTGATTATTCTCGGGCCACCGCGCCCGCCTATGACCAGCAGCAGGCCGCCGCGCGGGTCGAGCACGATCGTTGGAGACATGGCGCTGAGCATTCGCTTGCCTGGCGCAATTGCATTGCTTTCGCCCTGTACGAGCCCAAACTGATTGGGCCGGCCCGGCTGTGAAGCAAAATCATCCATCTCGTTGTTCATGAAAAATCCGGCGCCGCGGATCAGTACACCGGATCCATAAAGGCTGTTGATCGTGGTCGTTGTCGAGACTGCGTTACCGGTTGCATCGACGACCGAATAGTGAGTTGTTTCGCTACCCTCGCGCAGAGGCGCCGCCAATGCAGAAGTCGGCGTGGCGCGATCGGCCTTGATACCGAGACGCAGGGAGCGCGCATACTCCTTGCTCTCCAGCCTGGCGCGCGGAATTTTCACGAAGGCAGGATCGCCAAGCAGCGCATTCCTGTCCATGAATGCACGCTGGAACGACGAGCCCGCGAGATGGAAGTACCCAGCGCTGCCGAACGCGGGCATCCGCTCGAACCCTTCGAGGATGTTCAGCGTTTCACCGACAGTGATCCCGCCGGACGACGACGGGGGCATCGACAAGACAGTATAGCCGCGATAGTTCGTCCTGATCGGTTCACGCCACGCCGCTTTGTACTGCTCCATGTCTCGGGTCGTGATAATCCCGCAACCGTTGGCGGCCCGTGTTCTCGGCGTAACACCGGCTGGGCAATCGCGCTGCATCTCAGCCGCAACCAGCTCGGCAACCCGGCCGCGATAAAATCCTGCGGCGCCGTTTCGTGCTATCAGATTCAGCGTCATGGCGAGCTCAGGCTGGAATATTCTTGTCCCCGGCACGATTGGCCTGCCGCCCGGCAGAAAAATGCCAGCTCCTGCAAACTGCGAAATCAGCGAAGCCTTGCCCGCAACTGACCTCGAAAGTGTGCTGTCGACGATAAACCCATCGGTCGCCATCCTGATTGCGGGTGCCATTACCCTCGCCAGCGGCATCGAGCCGTACTTGCTCAGTGCCTCGGTCAATCCAGCGACAGCTCCGGGTACCCCGGATGCGGCACGGCCAGTGACCCCTGCCCCGGTCAGTCTTCCCGAGGCATCGAGGTACATGTCCCGAAATGAGGCGAGGGGCGCAATTTCCCTGTAATCGATCGCGGCGGTTCGGCCGTCCGCCATCCGAATGACCATGTAGCCACCACCACCGATGTTGCCCGCCTCCGGATAAACCACGGCCAGCGCAAAACCGACAGCCACGGCGGCATCGATGGCGTTCCCACCGGCCTTCAGAATCTCGATTCCTGCCTCACTCGAAAGGCGGCTGCTGCTCGCAACCATTGCGTGTTCCGCAACAGTGGCTTTCGCAGAACCCGAGGGAAATCGCCATCCCGCCGGAAAAGTCGCAGCGACGCGCTCAGGTACATCGGCGGGGTAAATGACGGCTCGCGGCTCGCGGGGTATCGTCCCGGGTGAACATGCAGCTGCGATCGCGGACAGCACGCCAAGCCAGACCCTCTGGTTGTTCAAGGGAATCTCCTTCTCGTTGATGACACTATCGGACGCGCGATCGCCGGCCCGTACCGTAGCGGAAGTTGAGCCGGATGGTTCGCTGCCGAAGCGTGTTGCTCAACTCGCTCGACAGCCCTTTGCGCTCGTGCACGACGATACCAAAATCCTGCACCACGCTCGCATGCATCCGATTGCTGAATGCATAACCGAACCCATAACCGAAAGTGAAATATGGGTCGGTGTTGCCATTGAGCGGAGCCAGCGACGAGCCGTCGCTGTCGCGGCGCAGGTTGCGGTACTGGGCGATGCCTGCGGACCCCTCCAGTACCTGGTGCAATCCTGCTCCGCCGCCAACGTGGAACGAAGCTCCCAGCGACAGCAGATCGAGATGCGCCGCGCACCTGGCGCAGCTGTTAGCACCTTCGTTTCCGATGTATGTAAATGGCGCGCCGAGGTAGGTTGCCGCGAGTCCAATTGACATGTGATTCTGGAGAATTGTTCGCTCGACGGCAGCGCGAGCCTGGAAATTTGAGGCTTGGCCAAAATCCCATGTGCTTGCCGTCTGACTGTCGCTTACCCCATTGGCGTTGAACAATCCGCCGCTGATGGAAATCCAGGTCGCTGGTTCGGCTGCTCTCGTCGTGGGAAGCCTTACCTGCGCATGCGATTCAGCGGCGCCCGCCAGCACGGACAGAATGGTGACC
This genomic window from Gemmatimonadaceae bacterium contains:
- a CDS encoding dipeptide epimerase, which codes for TDNDGVEGSGEAAPNRFYGESTATVAAALAQFAPILLTADSWSLESIELKLDRVLRGNGSAKSAVSAALHDIAGKRTGLPVHRLWGLDAGDAPESSFTIGIADNEGLQQRVADASDYPILKLKLGSNRDEEIVRVVRDAAPGKKLRVDANAAWTPSRAVRMIDFLADHDVEFVEQPVAHHDIEGMRFVRTRSRLPIVADESCLVATDIPRLAGAVDGINIKLAKCGSLREALRMVHTARAFGMMVMAGCMIESSLGISAIAQLAPLLDSADLDGAALLANDPFTGAGIPCGRITLSDLPGLGAERAQRPLPELDSSSAR
- the priA gene encoding primosomal protein N', whose product is MRQRATSLVEVAIPVPLFQTFTYALDPDERRIPTAGSRVLVPFRNRRKIGICLGQADGATEMRQEAKQVIEVPDDGPVISANMLSLGQWIAEYYIVPIGIALRSVLPAAMTGAGQPQPTRKTHRVVRLLDDLPTLTHREKAFARAPQQRAVFEMLESLGGTSTLEHLLGQLAFSPSVLKGLEKRRLIGIDAEAVDRDPFASRAIKPPTLHVPTDAQQRAIDATAAGNDGEVFLLHGITGSGKTLVYIELLREIVGNRGKTAIVLVPEIALTPQTVDRFRSVFGDQIAVLHSALSDGERYDAWRALQRGDKRIAVGARSAVFAPMSNLGAIIVDEEHESSYKQGENPRYHAREVAIVRARAEGAIVVLGSATPSLESWTNAVGGKYSLLTLPARVGGGSLPRVGVIDLRRQPLPSGQPVSGYGVTYGNVIREELDGALTETMRRGDQSILLLNRRGYSAFVQCNDCGDVVVCPNCSITLTHHRAPERLLCHYCAYQDAVRDSCARCGGLTLNNRGLGTQQVERLLADRFPGARIARMDVDTTSGKWAHTEILDRVGAGAIDILLGTQMIAKGLDFPDVTLVGVIDADVGINLPDFRASERCFQLLSQVAGRAGRGVKGGRVLIQTRVPGHHAVVCAVAHDYHTFVREELDGRVNPAYPPNVRLVNIVFSGTNAEATAILATRASEWMRELIASQTAGAVGIVGPAPCPIERVKTRWRWHLLLKSAQAAELTRVSRYFMERFPVPMALRVTLDRDPVALL
- a CDS encoding alkaline phosphatase family protein codes for the protein MTDRRSHPRAGPWMRWYYSAKYHLFEREKRPRDGRRGLIMLQVDALAYADLQRALERGLCPTIERLLRDDQFTLRRWFCGLPSATPYCQAGIFHGENHGIPAFRFYDKPARKVITCNAPHGVQYIRDRIKSPGGLAGGSSYVNLLDGDADTVAFTVATREKMSVYERLGGTRMALLMVLHPVRIARMLVQGVFEYLLEEWERLRGELAGRVTHSEGIFPFIRILSNVIIRELQTMAILLDVYLGVPIIYSTFMQYDELAHHFGPSSKQALGDLRRTDARISEIWRMARLAGGRGYDLVILSDHGMTPAQSYRVKFGESLGATVQRVLDGDVLASHSEASEYADIGPEVIEAFALITPAARQGTRRALRRTRDWLRSRYGIREIIIPEKYRVAARHDLVVTYSSCLALVYFASVERQLDLSEILSEPKWRALYDALLAHPGIGLVATRDSGEVYVQSRTGRALLKDGGVKTLEGRNPLEPYGTEVYVVNAIVELVTQPNAGDCVLFGDYDGNEIVSFDDQIGAHGSAGGDQVYPFLIAPRWLDVENAVMENARDMHRVVLSRYPRAVSD
- a CDS encoding response regulator encodes the protein MPGRIFLVEDSVMVSGAIRTLLKASGYEVDLAATAADAIAVDASTPHDLMLLDLTLPDADGLSVIGGLRARGLLPRSVLALTGHADLATRQRCISAGCDEVLVKPVPLRQLLQLIAERMA
- a CDS encoding HAMP domain-containing sensor histidine kinase, which translates into the protein MPEPRDLNGSGGRHATASASTRLETELAASQRVIQELVERDALKTQFLSNISHDLRTPLTAIITHAEILRDGILGEMPHQQRESISVIIAGGRQLLEMISEILVHARESSEPVGLDTTAFRVDDIVHEVTVLNQSLAARKGVMLERHIASDLPPLRADWTKLVHVLTNLLGNAFDFTPPGGRVWIRACRAHEDPARMILLEVGDTGPGIAAEHHDLIFREFAQVDSSASRAHHGTGLGLTIARRYVELHGGRIWVESELGAGSRFFFTLPAGCDQ
- the ggt gene encoding gamma-glutamyltransferase, which encodes MNNQRVWLGVLSAIAAACSPGTIPREPRAVIYPADVPERVAATFPAGWRFPSGSAKATVAEHAMVASSSRLSSEAGIEILKAGGNAIDAAVAVGFALAVVYPEAGNIGGGGYMVIRMADGRTAAIDYREIAPLASFRDMYLDASGRLTGAGVTGRAASGVPGAVAGLTEALSKYGSMPLARVMAPAIRMATDGFIVDSTLSRSVAGKASLISQFAGAGIFLPGGRPIVPGTRIFQPELAMTLNLIARNGAAGFYRGRVAELVAAEMQRDCPAGVTPRTRAANGCGIITTRDMEQYKAAWREPIRTNYRGYTVLSMPPSSSGGITVGETLNILEGFERMPAFGSAGYFHLAGSSFQRAFMDRNALLGDPAFVKIPRARLESKEYARSLRLGIKADRATPTSALAAPLREGSETTHYSVVDATGNAVSTTTTINSLYGSGVLIRGAGFFMNNEMDDFASQPGRPNQFGLVQGESNAIAPGKRMLSAMSPTIVLDPRGGLLLVIGGRGGPRIITSTAEVILNVIDHRMNLSDAMSAPRIHHQALPDSMRYERGGLDAGTVDRLIRMGHALSEQSTIGASIVAIKRISTGYEGMDDPRSNGAAVGY